A portion of the Aphelocoma coerulescens isolate FSJ_1873_10779 chromosome 1, UR_Acoe_1.0, whole genome shotgun sequence genome contains these proteins:
- the DYRK1A gene encoding dual specificity tyrosine-phosphorylation-regulated kinase 1A isoform X2 — MAGQMSHSHQQYSDRRQQNISDQQVSALSYADQLEQPLPLTNQRRMPQTFRDPATAPLRKLSVDLIKTYKHINEVYYAKKKRRHQQGQGDDSSHKKERKVYNDGYDDDNYDYIVKNGEKWMDRYEIDSLIGKGSFGQVVKAYDRVEQEWVAIKIIKNKKAFLNQAQIEVRLLELMNKHDTEMKYYIVHLKRHFMFRNHLCLVFEMLSYNLYDLLRNTNFRGVSLNLTRKFAQQMCTALLFLATPELSIIHCDLKPENILLCNPKRSAIKIVDFGSSCQLGQRIYQYIQSRFYRSPEVLLGMPYDLAIDMWSLGCILVEMHTGEPLFSGANEVDQMNKIVEVLGIPPTHILDQAPKARKFFEKLPDSTWNLKKTKDGKREYKPPATRKLHNILGVETGGPGGRRAGESGHTVADYLKFKDLILRMLDYDPKTRIQPYYALQHSFFKKTADEGTNTSNSVSTSPAMEQSQSSGTTSSTSSSSGGSSGTSNSGRARSDPTHQHRHSGGHFTAAVQAMDCETHSPQVRQQFPPPIGWTATEAPTQVTVENHPVQETTFHVNPQQQNALHHHHGNSSHHHHHHHHHHHHHGQQALGSRTRPRVYNSPTNSSSTQDSMEVGHSHHSMTSLSSSTTSSSTSSSSTGNQGNQAYQNRPVAANTLDFGQNGAMDMNLTVYSNPRQETGIAGHPTYQFSANTGPAHYMTEGHLAMRQGIDREESPMTGVCVQQSPVASS, encoded by the exons AGGCGGATGCCCCAAACTTTTCGTGATCCAGCCACTGCTCCATTGAGGAAACTCTCCGTAGATTTGATCAAAACATACAAGCATATTAATGAG GTTtactatgcaaaaaaaaaacggCGGcatcagcagggccagggagatGATTCCAGTcacaaaaaggagaggaaagttTACAATGATGGTTATGATGATGACAACTACGACTACATtgtgaaaaatggggagaagtgGATGGACCGCTATGAAATCGACTCTTTAATAGGCAAAGGATCCTTTGGACAG GTTGTGAAGGCTTATGACCGAGTGGAGCAGGAGTGGGTGGCCATCAAAATCATCAAAAACAAGAAGGCTTTCTTAAACCAGGCCCAGATTGAAGTGAGACTGCTCGAGCTGATGAACAAACATGACACTGAGATGAAGTACTACATAG tGCATTTGAAGCGCCACTTCATGTTCAGGAACCACCTGTGCTTGGTGTTTGAGATGCTGTCCTACAACCTGTACGACCTGCTGAGGAACACCAACTTCCGCGGCGTGTCCCTCAACCTGACGCGCAAGTTCGCGCAGCAGATGTGCACGGCCCTGCTCTTCCTGGCCACCCCCGAGCTCAGCATCATTCACTGTGACCTAAAACCAGAGAACATCCTGCTCTGCAACCCCAAAAGGAGCGCCATCAAGATTGTGGATTTTGGCAGTTCGTGTCAGCTTGGGCAGAGG ATATACCAATATATCCAGAGTCGTTTTTATCGATCACCAGAGGTGCTACTGGGAATGCCTTATGACCTTGCAATTGATATGTGGTCCCTTGGGTGTATTTTAGTCGAGATGCACACTGGAGAGCCTCTCTTTAGTGGGGCAAATGAG GTGGATCAGATGAATAAAATAGTGGAAGTTTTGGGGATACCACCAACCCACATCCTCGACCAAGCACCCAAAGCAAGAAAGTTCTTTGAGAAGTTGCCAGATAGCACTTGGAACTTGAAGAAGACCAAAGATGGAAAAAGG gAATACAAACCACCGGCAACTCGCAAACTCCACAATATCCTGGGAGTTGAGACAGGAGGACCGGGTGGGCGCCGTGCTGGGGAGTCAGGTCATACTGTAGCTGACTACTTGAAGTTCAAAGACCTCATCTTAAGGATGCTTGACTATGACCCCAAGACACGAATCCAGCCCTACTACGCCCTGCAGCACAGTTTCTTCAAGAAAACAGCGGACGAAGGTACCAACACGAGTAACAGCGTGTCCACGAGTCCTGCCATGGAGCAGTCCCAGTCTTCAGGAACCACCTCTAGTACATCTTCAAGCTCAG GTGGATCTTCCGGCACGAGCAACAGCGGAAGGGCGCGGTCGGACCCCACACACCAGCATCGACACAGTGGTGGGCACTTCACTGCTGCTGTTCAAGCTATGGACTGTGAAACACACAGCCCACAG GTTCGACAACAGTTTCCTCCTCCGATCGGTTGGACAGCCACCGAAGCTCCCACCCAGGTCACTGTCGAGAACCACCCGGTTCAAGAAACCACCTTCCATGTAAACCCTCAGCAACAGAATGCATTACACCATCACCACGGCAACAgctcccaccaccaccaccaccatcaccaccaccaccaccaccatggACAGCAAGCCTTGGGCAGCCGGACCAGGCCGAGAGTCTACAATTCTCCAACAAACAGCTCCTCCACCCAGGATTCTATGGAGGTGGGCCACAGTCACCACTCCATGACATCCCTGTCTTCCTCAACTACTTCTTCCTCTACATCTTCCTCCTCTACTGGTAACCAAGGCAATCAGGCCTATCAGAACCGCCCAGTGGCTGCTAATACCTTGGACTTTGGACAGAACGGAGCTATGGACATGAATTTAACAGTCTACTCTAATCCGCGCCAAGAAACTGGCATAGCTGGACATCCCACGTACCAGTTTTCTGCTAATACAGGTCCTGCTCATTACATGACTGAAGGACACCTTGCcatgaggcaaggcattgatAGAGAAGAGTCTCCCATGACAGGAGTTTGTGTTCAGCAAAGTCCTGTGGCTAGCTCGTGA
- the DYRK1A gene encoding dual specificity tyrosine-phosphorylation-regulated kinase 1A isoform X1, protein MHTGGETSACKPSSVRLAPSFSFHAAGLQMAGQMSHSHQQYSDRRQQNISDQQVSALSYADQLEQPLPLTNQRRMPQTFRDPATAPLRKLSVDLIKTYKHINEVYYAKKKRRHQQGQGDDSSHKKERKVYNDGYDDDNYDYIVKNGEKWMDRYEIDSLIGKGSFGQVVKAYDRVEQEWVAIKIIKNKKAFLNQAQIEVRLLELMNKHDTEMKYYIVHLKRHFMFRNHLCLVFEMLSYNLYDLLRNTNFRGVSLNLTRKFAQQMCTALLFLATPELSIIHCDLKPENILLCNPKRSAIKIVDFGSSCQLGQRIYQYIQSRFYRSPEVLLGMPYDLAIDMWSLGCILVEMHTGEPLFSGANEVDQMNKIVEVLGIPPTHILDQAPKARKFFEKLPDSTWNLKKTKDGKREYKPPATRKLHNILGVETGGPGGRRAGESGHTVADYLKFKDLILRMLDYDPKTRIQPYYALQHSFFKKTADEGTNTSNSVSTSPAMEQSQSSGTTSSTSSSSGGSSGTSNSGRARSDPTHQHRHSGGHFTAAVQAMDCETHSPQVRQQFPPPIGWTATEAPTQVTVENHPVQETTFHVNPQQQNALHHHHGNSSHHHHHHHHHHHHHGQQALGSRTRPRVYNSPTNSSSTQDSMEVGHSHHSMTSLSSSTTSSSTSSSSTGNQGNQAYQNRPVAANTLDFGQNGAMDMNLTVYSNPRQETGIAGHPTYQFSANTGPAHYMTEGHLAMRQGIDREESPMTGVCVQQSPVASS, encoded by the exons AGGCGGATGCCCCAAACTTTTCGTGATCCAGCCACTGCTCCATTGAGGAAACTCTCCGTAGATTTGATCAAAACATACAAGCATATTAATGAG GTTtactatgcaaaaaaaaaacggCGGcatcagcagggccagggagatGATTCCAGTcacaaaaaggagaggaaagttTACAATGATGGTTATGATGATGACAACTACGACTACATtgtgaaaaatggggagaagtgGATGGACCGCTATGAAATCGACTCTTTAATAGGCAAAGGATCCTTTGGACAG GTTGTGAAGGCTTATGACCGAGTGGAGCAGGAGTGGGTGGCCATCAAAATCATCAAAAACAAGAAGGCTTTCTTAAACCAGGCCCAGATTGAAGTGAGACTGCTCGAGCTGATGAACAAACATGACACTGAGATGAAGTACTACATAG tGCATTTGAAGCGCCACTTCATGTTCAGGAACCACCTGTGCTTGGTGTTTGAGATGCTGTCCTACAACCTGTACGACCTGCTGAGGAACACCAACTTCCGCGGCGTGTCCCTCAACCTGACGCGCAAGTTCGCGCAGCAGATGTGCACGGCCCTGCTCTTCCTGGCCACCCCCGAGCTCAGCATCATTCACTGTGACCTAAAACCAGAGAACATCCTGCTCTGCAACCCCAAAAGGAGCGCCATCAAGATTGTGGATTTTGGCAGTTCGTGTCAGCTTGGGCAGAGG ATATACCAATATATCCAGAGTCGTTTTTATCGATCACCAGAGGTGCTACTGGGAATGCCTTATGACCTTGCAATTGATATGTGGTCCCTTGGGTGTATTTTAGTCGAGATGCACACTGGAGAGCCTCTCTTTAGTGGGGCAAATGAG GTGGATCAGATGAATAAAATAGTGGAAGTTTTGGGGATACCACCAACCCACATCCTCGACCAAGCACCCAAAGCAAGAAAGTTCTTTGAGAAGTTGCCAGATAGCACTTGGAACTTGAAGAAGACCAAAGATGGAAAAAGG gAATACAAACCACCGGCAACTCGCAAACTCCACAATATCCTGGGAGTTGAGACAGGAGGACCGGGTGGGCGCCGTGCTGGGGAGTCAGGTCATACTGTAGCTGACTACTTGAAGTTCAAAGACCTCATCTTAAGGATGCTTGACTATGACCCCAAGACACGAATCCAGCCCTACTACGCCCTGCAGCACAGTTTCTTCAAGAAAACAGCGGACGAAGGTACCAACACGAGTAACAGCGTGTCCACGAGTCCTGCCATGGAGCAGTCCCAGTCTTCAGGAACCACCTCTAGTACATCTTCAAGCTCAG GTGGATCTTCCGGCACGAGCAACAGCGGAAGGGCGCGGTCGGACCCCACACACCAGCATCGACACAGTGGTGGGCACTTCACTGCTGCTGTTCAAGCTATGGACTGTGAAACACACAGCCCACAG GTTCGACAACAGTTTCCTCCTCCGATCGGTTGGACAGCCACCGAAGCTCCCACCCAGGTCACTGTCGAGAACCACCCGGTTCAAGAAACCACCTTCCATGTAAACCCTCAGCAACAGAATGCATTACACCATCACCACGGCAACAgctcccaccaccaccaccaccatcaccaccaccaccaccaccatggACAGCAAGCCTTGGGCAGCCGGACCAGGCCGAGAGTCTACAATTCTCCAACAAACAGCTCCTCCACCCAGGATTCTATGGAGGTGGGCCACAGTCACCACTCCATGACATCCCTGTCTTCCTCAACTACTTCTTCCTCTACATCTTCCTCCTCTACTGGTAACCAAGGCAATCAGGCCTATCAGAACCGCCCAGTGGCTGCTAATACCTTGGACTTTGGACAGAACGGAGCTATGGACATGAATTTAACAGTCTACTCTAATCCGCGCCAAGAAACTGGCATAGCTGGACATCCCACGTACCAGTTTTCTGCTAATACAGGTCCTGCTCATTACATGACTGAAGGACACCTTGCcatgaggcaaggcattgatAGAGAAGAGTCTCCCATGACAGGAGTTTGTGTTCAGCAAAGTCCTGTGGCTAGCTCGTGA